One window of the Camarhynchus parvulus chromosome 2, STF_HiC, whole genome shotgun sequence genome contains the following:
- the CCDC12 gene encoding coiled-coil domain-containing protein 12: protein MAAPGGGMEGAEEAEGFVLGRLEQEALKRRERLKALRQRTLQNKESGEPESKIPREDEEEEPVKHREIKLRNYDPEDEELKKRKLPPAKPASVEDTVKEQLEAAKPEPIIDEVDLANLAPRKPDWDLKRDVSKKLEKLEKRTQRAIAELIRERLKGQEGELASAVGSAKQEGSDSD from the exons ATGGCGGCGCCCGGTGGCGGCATGGAAGGCGCGGAGGAGGCCGAGGGGTTCGTGCTGGGgcggctggagcaggaggcGCTGAAGCGGCGGGAGCGGCTGAAGGCCCTGAGGCAGCGCACGCTGCAG aacaAGGAGAGTGGAGAACCTGAATCCAAAATCCCCAgagaagatgaggaggaggagccagTCAAGCACAG GGAGATCAAGCTGCGGAATTACGATCCCGAGGATGAGGAGCTGAAGAAGAGGAAGCTGCCCCCGGCCAAACCGGCCTCAG TGGAGGACACggtgaaggagcagctggaagcagccaAGCCGGAGCCCATCATCGATGAGGTG GATTTGGCGAACTTGGCTCCCAGGAAGCCCGACTG GGATTTGAAGCGGGATGTGTCCaagaagctggaaaagctggagaagAGGACCCAGAGAGCCATCGCGGAGCTGATCC GAGAGCGCTTGAAAGGGCAGGAGGGGGAGCTGGCGTCGGCTGTGGGATcagcaaagcaggagggaaGCGACTCCGACTGA